A single region of the Syngnathoides biaculeatus isolate LvHL_M chromosome 17, ASM1980259v1, whole genome shotgun sequence genome encodes:
- the slc45a2 gene encoding membrane-associated transporter protein isoform X2 produces the protein MTLLSEDQSARPQPCRVPEPAKCAGSSYRDSKNLSGSKDYFVDSAEGSVFGAAEPPKRSLGRLILHGLVMFGREFCYAVEGAFVTPVLLSVGLPRSMYSLVWLISPILGFLLQPVIGSASDHCRSPWGRRRPYILTLGLLMLVGLTLFLNGDLVISALIADRSARQTWAIAVVMLGVVLFDFAADFIDGPIKAYLFDVCSYQDKERGLHYHALLTGLGGAFGYLVGAMDWGHTVLGQLLGSEYQVIYFFSALTWSVFLTVHLFSIPEQPLDKVAARGPSALSALRQLVSQRNSYGTLGKEAKDPPLLPVPDIRTRSFSALGEAKQPNKEARERMTLKSLLKAIISMPNHYRFLCISHLLGWTAFLCNMLFFTDFMGQIVYKGNPYAEHNSTAYVTYERGVEIGCWGLCINAVSSALFSYVQRSLLPYLGLKASLASCPARSTPSRSTSSQSTSARRRRK, from the exons ATGACCCTTTTATCCGAGGACCAGTCCGCCAGGCCCCAGCCTTGCCGGGTGCCCGAGCCCGCCAAATGCGCGGGTTCCTCGTACCGGGATTCAAAGAACTTGAGCGGCTCCAAAGACTACTTCGTGGACAGCGCGGAGGGCTCCGTCTTCGGGGCAGCGGAGCCCCCCAAGCGCTCGCTGGGCCGCCTGATCCTCCACGGTCTGGTCATGTTCGGAAGGGAATTCTGCTACGCGGTGGAGGGGGCGTTCGTCACGCCCGTGCTGCTCAGCGTGGGCCTGCCGCGCAGCATGTACAGCCTGGTGTGGCTGATCAGCCCCATCCTGGGCTTCCTGCTCCAACCCGTCATCGGCTCGGCCAGCGACCACTGCCGCTCGCCGTGGGGGCGCCGGAGGCCCTACATCCTGACACTGGGCCTCCTCATGCTGGTGGGCCTCACCCTCTTCCTCAACGGCGATCTGGTCATCTCGG ctttgatCGCCGACAGGTCGGCGCGGCAGACGTGGGCGATCGCGGTGGTGATGCTTGGCGTGGTGCTGTTTGACTTTGCCGCCGACTTCATCGACGGGCCCATCAAGGCCTACCTGTTCGACGTGTGCTCCTACCAGGACAAGGAGCGAGGCCTTCACTACCATGCCCTGCTCACGG GTCTGGGCGGAGCGTTCGGCTACCTGGTGGGCGCGATGGACTGGGGTCACACCGTCCTGGGCCAGCTGCTGGGCTCCGAGTACCAGGTCATCTACTTCTTCTCGGCGCTCACCTGGAGCGTCTTCCTCACCGTGCACCTCTTCAGCATTCCCGAGCAGCCCCTGGACAAGGTGGCGGCCCGAGGACCCTCGGCCCTCAGCGCCTTGAGGCAGCTGGTGTCCCAGCGGAACAGCTACGGAACCCTCGGCAAAGAAGCCAAGGACCCTCCGCTGCTGCCCGTACCGGACATCAGGACGAGGTCCTTCTCCGCTCTTGGGGAGGCCAAACAGCCCAACAAGGAG GCCCGTGAGAGGATGACGCTGAAGTCGCTGCTGAAAGCCATCATCAGCATGCCCAACCACTACCGCTTCCTTTGCATCAGTCACCTGCTGGGGTGGACGGCGTTCCTCTGCAACATGCTCTTCTTCACCGACTTCATGGGACAG ATCGTCTACAAAGGGAACCCGTACGCCGAGCACAACTCCACGGCCTACGTCACGTACGAGCGCGGCGTGGAAATTGGCTGCTGGGGCTTATGCATCAACGCCGTGTCTTCAGCTCTTTTCTCCT
- the amacr gene encoding alpha-methylacyl-CoA racemase, whose translation MALAGVRVVELAGLAPAPFCGMILADFGAKVVRVDRTKAGASMDTQARGKRSVAINLKTPEGVSLLRNLCVHSDVVLEPYRKGVMEKLGLGPQELLKENPGLVYARLTGYGQTGKYATAAGHDINYLAMSGLLSRLGRSREKPYAPLNLLADFAGGGLTCALGIVLALLERTKSGKGQIIDASMVEGAAYLGSFVWKSRRIGLWDRPRGENMLDSGAPFYDTYRTADDKHVAVGAIEPQFYKQLLRGLELDEDKLPPQMSFSDWPELRRIFSERFASKTQEDWSQIFDGTDACVTPVLSFDQVSSHPHNHQRASFTKDSSGEESPRPAPLLSRTPAEASVHPGPLIGEHTVEILVEYGYKMSEIDKMLAAGVVESHAVKAKL comes from the exons aTGGCGTTAGCTGGGGTACGAGTGGTCGAGCTCGCGGGGCTCGCTCCGGCGCCGTTCTGCGGGATGATCCTGGCTGACTTTGGCGCCAAAGTGGTTCGCGTGGACCGCACGAAGGCCGGAGCCTCGATGGACACCCAAGCTCGCGGCAAACGCTCAGTGGCCATCAACCTGAAGACTCCCGAGGGCGTCTCCCTGCTCCGGAACCTTTGCGTCCACTCTGATGTCGTCCTAGAGCCCTACCGCAAAG GTGTGATGGAGAAACTCGGTCTTGGTCCGCAGGAGCTGCTAAAGGAAAATCCTGGTCTGGTGTACGCACGCCTGACGGGATACGGACAAACTGGAAAGTACGCCACGGCGGCCGGACATGACATCAACTACCTGGCCATGTCAG GGCTTTTGTCCCGTCTGGGTCGCAGCAGAGAGAAGCCGTACGCGCCGCTAAACCTCTTGGCAGACTTCGCGGGCGGGGGGCTCACGTGCGCCCTTGGCATCGTCCTGGCGTTGCTGGAGCGGACGAAGTCGGGAAAAGGGCAGATCATCGACGCTAGCATG GTGGAAGGAGCTGCCTACCTGGGCTCGTTCGTGTGGAAATCTCGCAGAATCGGCTTGTGGGATCGTCCTCGCGGGGAAAACATGTTGGACAGCGGCGCTCCTTTCTACGACACGTACCGGACGGCCGACGACAAGCACGTGGCCGTGGGCGCCATCGAGCCGCAGTTCTACAAGCAACTGCTTCGAG GTTTGGAATTGGACGAGGACAAGTTACCGCCGCAGATGAGCTTCTCGGACTGGCCCGAGCTCCGACGGATCTTCTCCGAGCGTTTCGCGTCCAAGACGCAGGAGGACTGGTCACAAATTTTCGACGGGACGGACGCCTGCGTGACCCCCGTGTTGTCGTTTGACCAGGTGAGCTCGCACCCCCACAATCACCAAAGGGCTTCTTTCACGAAGGACTCCAGCGGGGAGGAAAGCCCCCGACCGGCTCCCCTCCTCTCTCGGACCCCCGCGGAGGCTTCAGTGCACCCTGGCCCGCTTATCGGCGAACACACGGTGGAGATTCTTGTGGAGTACGGGTACAAAATGTCAGAAATTGACAAGATGCTCGCTGCAGGCGTCGTGGAGTCTCACGCTGTCAAGGCAAAACTGTGA